CTTGGGGCGCTTCCTACTTGGCCCGGGCAGGTCGTAGGCTGGCCTGGAGCCCCTGCTCTTGGGAGCAATGGGTCCTTCCTCCACAATCACGGGCTGCTGCTTCAACTCCTCCAGAGTGCTCGGTTTGGTGTCCGCACTGGTTCCAGCCGAGTCGTCCGTCAGCCCGCCAATGCCCTCGGTCAGGGTCTTGAGTATCTCGTAGTTGATCTTGCTGGAGATCTTCTTCTCCTGCAGCATCTTCTCGATGGCTTCGCCGGCGGTGGACGAGGGGCCGATGACCTTTTTGCGCGGCTTGCGCTTCTTTCGCTCCGGCTTGCCCTCCTCACGCTCCTTGGCCAGCCGCTCGTCGCGCTCCTTCTGCTCCCGCAGATACTCGGCGTTGAGGTTCTTCCACATTTCCAGCTTGGCCACCGCTTCCTCTTCGGTCAGCACATACTGGTCCAGCTCGTCGTCGTTCAGATCGTCGGTGATGAGTTCCTGCTCCTGGGGCTGTTTGGCCTTCTCCACGTCCTCCAGATCGCTCTGGGTCACCCTACACATGGCCTCGATGTCCGGACGGAGGCCTTCGATGCCAGCCACCAAGCCACCGGGTTCGGCCTTCTTCACATCCTCGTTCTTGGCTATCAGCTCCTTGATGACCTGTGCATTGGATTGTTCGATAAACTGGCGTGACTCCTCCAGTTCGAGATCCTTTTCAGAGGTGCTCGTGGGAGTGCTTGGGGAGCTGCCCGAGGTGGCGCACTTTCCCTTCGCCAGCTGGCGGAACACGGAGCTGGAGTACTTGCCCAGGTCCTTTTCCAGATGAGCGTCAATCTCCTTCTGCAGCTCCGTAAGCTCATGTTCGCCCATCTAACAATAGAGAAAGTCGTTTTCAAACGGAAATTATTCCATAGACAAACACTCACATCTTTGATCCTCTCGCGATCCTTTTTGCGCGCTGCCTTAAACGAAGGTGGATCCTGTTCGCGCTCCAAATCGACCGTCATGAACTCCTCCAAAGTCAGTCCACCCGAGGGCGTCTCGGCGAACTCGGAGAGACGCTTGCGGAGCGTTGACTCGTGGATCTTGACCACACCGATCACGTCTAGCATTGTGCGACTGAAATCGTGCATGCGGGCCGCAATCAGCAGAGCTTAAGGTCGAAAGTAGTCCCTTTCAGCAGTGGTTATTGACTTCGACATTGCGGTTCACTCACCTGCTCCACAGAGGCCGGTGGGTCGTCGTCCCGAGTGCATGCAATCCTTCTTCATGCGCTGCACAATCCTCAGGGCCGTCATCGAAACCTCATGCGTTTTGGCGCCCAACTGCAGGCGATTGGCAAAACGCATGATGTACAAACACGGGTCTGtgggcaacggcaacaaaaaagtaaatatacaGGCAGATACCGAAAGAAATTTGAGGAAATACCCTTGACGATTCATCGGAATTGACGTTTGCGCCATATTAACGACTAATTAACATTCAGGTATTAACTTAATTAAGCCGAAAGGTTTAGAAACATATTAGCGAGTATTGAGCAGTTCATTTTAATAGCTTACTAATAAATGTGGTTTTATTGAAATGCCCCTAAAGATTTAAATGTTGgtacaatttaatttggttcTTAGTTATACTTTTCGCTTTAAGTTGacaaatactaaaaaaattcGCACTTATATACTTATGGTTTGATTAAGAACCTGCATCaatctttataaatttgtgCCTTAAACCTCAGTCATAGTATcttcataaaatcaaaagatttcaataaaattaacaaactGCAAGAGCATCAGCCGAAGAACTTGTTCGCCGACCTTGAAGCCGGGTCGGTCTAGCCAATGAAACCGAAAACATTCAATAACCGGCCCACGTCTTCATGGACAGCTGCCGAAATAAACAATCTTGAACCCGAACTTCAGGTCCGATATTATTCAATTCATTCAACTTTTACATGGCAATGAGAGGTACAGAGAGTCAGATCCGGAGAGTgagcaaacagcaaacaaaagaGTTTGAAAGCCGAAGAGTCGGCGACTGAGGTTTTCTAGCATGCGATAAGTTGTATGGGCTGCGCACGAACATCACGCATCCGTCACGTAGTCCCGCCAAAGGTTTTGGGCTATTCATTGGCCTATTAAACCGATAATTAGGCATATTTGAACTAGATTGAAGACAGGCCCAGCCAAGGAAACCCACAAGACAACATGTGCAATTAACACTTGGCCCAGTCTTTCGCACAgggcaaaaaccaaaaccaaagccaaaacgAAAAAGCAAACAGCAATTAAGGCACAACAAATACGTCTAAGAAAACAGTGCGAAACGCATTGGAAAATCAAAGCCAACAGCGACACGACCTTGCCAAAGTTATTTGCCAAtaggttttttatattttctacaaTTTGACCGCAAATTGGTCTGGGAAACTGAAGATAGTAAATCCGATTTTCTAAGAGCTTTATAGTGGTTTGAGTGGATGGTCACTTGAATTATACCATTACACTTTACATAATTGTCCGTATAATTGTTTAAGTTAATGACTAAATAAATGGTAGACCATattggttttaattatttaaataattacgagaaaacatattttttaaatgagatGTAAGTCTTACATAATTTATACTCAATAAAAAAGATGTGGcgaaacaataattttatttcaggTTTTAATAGCTTCAAAGAGTTTACCATTAAATGTATTCTTCACACGCTTTTGAAGatatttcacaaaaattattgttaaatcCCCGCCTTTCATTCGCTTTTAAGTTTCCCGATTTTAGTTTAAGCGTTCAATGATCGATTTCGCTAAGCATATTTATGTTAcgaattatgcaaaaaaaagcGTACGTCAAGTAacttacaaattgtttttatgacttttttaatatttatccatCAACCCTATCCAGAGTTTAGCACATTATCCCGGAACTTACTGCTAATCCTTTGGCTTCCATCCCCCGAGCTGGTTGCTTGTGCAGCGCCACTTGACACACAAAGGCAAAAGCTGTTTAACGTCAACCCCCGCTGACCGAACAAACGGGCGGACACGGGGAGGGGATGCTTGTCAAAGTCTCGCCAACTGCACTCCacaaacagaacaaaaaattaactcCGCAAAGtaggaaaaaattatttattaaacccTAATGAATGGGCACATTTGCGGAGgcccagcagcagccgccATCAAACTCCGGCGCCCCCTGAAAATGTCCCTTTGTCACCGCCCCTGCCTTTTTGTTGCTACTGCCGTTAAGTGCTCCACTTGAAAAATGATGCCGCTGATGCGGTGACGGCGAACTGCGAACTGCGATTGGAAACTGTGACTGCATTGACCCTTCAGCACAGCGCCCACTCATCTGCCACAGCTGTTACCCGAACTGCTGCCTAACTGCTACACTCAgagaaatatgtttttttaattcgcTTAATTAGCATCAGCATTTAAGATTTCTTAAAGCTTTAAGTCATTGTTTAATGTTACTTGGGTAAGTGCATTGAAAGTCCACTCAATcgactttaaatataatatatgtcaaagaataaaatgtataagttttaatataaattccacctattttatttcatgttcaaaattgtaaaaatattaattcttaaaagaaaagaaaatattttcttaaaagctttttatacCATTTGACATTTTAGTGGCTTTGTCATGTTATTagtaaaattaattcaatatatcacaattttttaaagttaagtttatATTGACTgttcaaatttgaatttaagcCTATATTATTCCTATTTTTTTAGTGTACTGCTACTTCTTGATAGTTGCCAGCAGCACGGCTGCGGCTAATGGTTTCTTAATGTTGGCCGCCTCCTCCTCGCAACCACTTCATCCAATTTTGCGCATTCTGCAACTGCAGCTagtgaaattattattatttaaactttatttttgcgTTTGTCATGACAGCAATTATCATTTTGGGTGCACCCCTGCACCCTGCTTCTCTGATTACTCtgcattttgtaaaaaaattaccaGCAATTGCGGTTCGAGTTCCCCTTAACACCAGCAATTAACTGCGTTTTGCtgcttaaattgttttgtaattgACCAAGAACGCGAGATTAATGAGGAAATGCAATCTGAGGAAATGTCGCGTACAAGAGTCGTGCAAGCAAAAgctaaatcattaaaattggttagcacttaataaaaataaaaatcaaatcgtGCCTTTTTATCGCATGCAACAAACGCCCGTCTCAAGGCGACCGCGAAAAAAAACCGAAGCTAAATCCATTTGGTCGATCGTAGTCGATCGGCTGGCGAGTCTCCAGTTGCCGGTTTTGGATCTCACTTGAAAAATTAGTATCTCACTACGAATTCGTTCGTTGACTCGCGCAGTCGCAGCCGCAAgtcgaaaaataaaactaaattcaaaAACGTGGCCGGTCGTCGCGCATGCGCAAGccaaataaaagaagaagatCCCCAGAAAAAATCCCTCCACACATAAAAAGCCCAATTCATCAGTTGTCTGCGGTTTGCCGTCCATCCcaacaaattacaaaagtGTGTATTTGTCTGATTgcttgttaaaataataataatcgttGACAAAGTGCGCGTACCTCGTTTGTTTGTTCTTCTGTTGAcgttttaatttatgtgcagttttgtttttttcattttctcaaCACTCAGCTGACAGCTTTGCGATGCCGGTTGAgcgtgaaaaaaaaaaaaaacacctaaagaAAATTGCTTTGAGTGAAGTGCAAATACAAGCGAAAAAAATCCCCAAAAATTCCGCACAGATAATTGTTTCTAATGCCTCCAAACACTGTTTATCCACCTGTCTCGAATATTCCCTCATTTCGGATTTCGTCACGTGTTTACTACCTAGAATAAATCGATTTAAGCTGCGGACTATCAGTGGCTGAAGATAATTAATTGTTCCAATATTTAACCCACTAAGTGTCACCCGGAAAGTGCTTTGCCATGCTAAAAATAATCAGCAAGTTGAGGAATTCAACTTTAACTGCCGTTGCTTCATTAAACCTACTGAATTAATGGATGTCTAATGATCGACGCCTCCagttgaaaaataaacaaactgaGATCTCAATCAAGGCTGAACTCTCTTATCACCATGGGATAAGTAATCACGCCGTATAATTATCCGTTAGCTGCACTCTCGGTTAATTGCCGAGCATTTGGCTGTAATTTACTGCTCATAACCATGATTTGTGTTTAGAGGCGCTGCTT
This genomic window from Drosophila gunungcola strain Sukarami chromosome 3R, Dgunungcola_SK_2, whole genome shotgun sequence contains:
- the LOC128252894 gene encoding transcription factor IIIB 90 kDa subunit — protein: MSTGLKCRNCGSNEIEEDNARGDRVCMNCGSVLEDSLIVSEVQFEEVGHGAAAIGQFVSAESSGGATNYGYGKFQVGSGTESREVTIKKAKKDITLLCQQLQLSQHYADTALNFFKMALSRHLTRGRKSTHIYAACVYMTCRTEGTSHLLIDISDVQQICSYELGRTYLKLSHALCINIPSVDPCLYIMRFANRLQLGAKTHEVSMTALRIVQRMKKDCMHSGRRPTGLCGAALLIAARMHDFSRTMLDVIGVVKIHESTLRKRLSEFAETPSGGLTLEEFMTVDLEREQDPPSFKAARKKDRERIKDMGEHELTELQKEIDAHLEKDLGKYSSSVFRQLAKGKCATSGSSPSTPTSTSEKDLELEESRQFIEQSNAQVIKELIAKNEDVKKAEPGGLVAGIEGLRPDIEAMCRVTQSDLEDVEKAKQPQEQELITDDLNDDELDQYVLTEEEAVAKLEMWKNLNAEYLREQKERDERLAKEREEGKPERKKRKPRKKVIGPSSTAGEAIEKMLQEKKISSKINYEILKTLTEGIGGLTDDSAGTSADTKPSTLEELKQQPVIVEEGPIAPKSRGSRPAYDLPGPSRKRPKLEVGLPVSQAADEEQPDTKPAVLVEADDVDEDVEAEAEEADAEPEAEPEATLQDMLNTGGDDDEFGYGFDEEEEY